Genomic DNA from Lutibacter sp. A80:
ATTACAATACCAATTAGAAGCAGAAGCTGCCATTAGTAATGAAGGGTCAGCAGATTTAGCATTAGCTGGGGCCTACTCTAGTTTAAAAGAAGAACCTACATTTATGTTAGGTATACCAAGCGCGTTAAGCGGTTTAGCAGGAACTGCAGGTGCTTATTATAAGGATGAAATTTCTTCTTGGATGGCAAATGAACCCTTGAATAAGGAGGAAGCTGGTGATAACCTTACATTTTCTGGAATGGCTGGGCTTTATAGAGCAATTAATGATGCCAATTGGATTATTGAAAAAGTTGGTGAATTAAGTGAAGGGAGTTTTTCAACCCCACAACGTAAGGCTGAAATGTTAGGAGAAGCTTATGGAATTAGAGCATTGTCTCATTTTTACTTATTACGTTATTATGGTCAATGGTATGATACTTCTTCTATTTACGGTATTGCATTAAGATTAGAACCTATTAGAGATGGTAGTGCTTTACCAAGAAATACAGTGACCGAAACGTATGCACAAATTCATAGTGATCTTGACTTTGCTATTGCAAATGCACCTGATTTAAATATGAATAGCGGTTATATGAATAAAATTGGTGCAAGGGCTATAAAAGCCAAAGCTTATTTATATGCCGGTGATTATGGAATGGCTGCTAGCACAGCAAAAGCTTTAATAGATGGGGCTGGAGGAACATATGGTTTATCTTCAACATATAATGAAATTTTTGATAATACCTCACAAGCAATGTTTAACAATCCTGAAATTTTATTTGGATTAAGAGGAACATTAGAAGCTCCATTACCAAATACAGTATGGGCTTTCGCTTACACAATAAATGGTGCATATACTGGTAATTTATCATCTGGATCAATGACTGTTGGTTCTCAAACCATAAATTACGATTTAGATAGAATTAATAGTACTATTGGAGGTGGTTTTTATGGTCTAACTACATTAAAAGTACCTAGTTTCTTCGCTGCAGGTGAAGATGATTCTCTTGTATATTATGCTCGTATGGCTGAAGTTTATTTAATTTATGCTGAAGCTGAAGCTCGTAATTCTAATAGTGTAACAACCGATGCTTTAGACGCTTTAAATGCCATTAGATTAAGAGCCGGTGCAACTGATACTGGAGGTGATGGATTTGAAATTTACCCAGCAACAATTACTTTAGATCAGTTCTTAGAAGCTGTTAGAATTGAAAAATCAATTGAACTATTAGCTGAAACAGGTGAAGAATGGTTTGATATGGTACGTTATGATTGGGTAGATGGTTTTGGAACAGGTTTCCAAGTATCTGACTATAAACCATCTGCAACAAATTCTGACAAATTTATATTACCATTTTCAAAACTTACTATTGATGCTGGTTTTAATATAGAAATTCAAAACCCTAGCTACGAATAACTTTTTAAAATATCCTATTGGATAGTTTAATTCAATAGGATACTTTTTTACTATAATAATAATTAAGATTAATCAAAAGTACTGTTTATCAAGTGTTTAATTTAAATAATTAATAAAAATTAACACTTTATAGTATTAAAATAATACCTCAAATTAATATTGAGGCTTAATCTGTAATTCCTAAAAATCAAATAAAAATGAAACAATTTATTATTATTCTATGTTGCTCTTTCATAGTTCATAGTTTACACTCGCAAAATTGTAAGGTTTTAATGAAAAGTATTAATAAAACATATACTGGAGATTGTAAAAAAGGTAAAGCCAATGGTATGGGAACTGCAAACGGTGAGGATAGTTATGTTGGACTTTTTAAAAAAGGATATCCTGAAGGAAAGGGCGTTTATACTTGGAAAAATGGTAATTCATTTGAAGGGAATTTTAAAAAAGGGAAGAAAACCGGTCCAGGTAAAATGATTTATAAAACAGCAACACTAAAAGACAGTATTGTTACAGGTTTTTGGAAAAATGATACCTATTTAGGTCTTTATGAAACTCCATATAAAAAGATAGATAATTCTCAAAATGTTACAGGTGTAAGGTTTACAAAAAGTGAAGATAACATAAAAAGAGTACGACTTTATGTTAGAGAGGATAATATTTTAATTCGTAATCCACAAATTACCATTGTTGTCCATAACGGTTTATATCAAGAGTTACGTGCCCAAAGTGATTTTGTTGAATTGACTAATGCTACTTTTCCACTAAAGTTAAGAGCAACTTATGGAAGAGAATTTATTGAAATAGAAATCTTAGAACCTGGAAACTGGGATGTCCGTGTGTCTATTGAAAATATTAAAGGGTTAGAAGATAAACCTTCATCGTTTAATTAAAAATGTTAAAACGTTTAGTATAATAGACACTATAAATTACTTCAAGATTACTTAAAGTAGAACGCTTGTTCTGCAAATTAACAACTAAACTAACAGAACTATGAGAATAAATTATTTAATGCTATTAAGCGTGTTCTTTTTAATTTCTTGTGCTAAGAATAAAGAAACACAAAAAAAAGATCAATTTATAAATGTAACTATTAGTGGTCACGTTTCAGGTTTTAACAACCCTCT
This window encodes:
- a CDS encoding RagB/SusD family nutrient uptake outer membrane protein, producing the protein MKKIIKYISILGVALVCFTSCELTTPIDEIELQYQLEAEAAISNEGSADLALAGAYSSLKEEPTFMLGIPSALSGLAGTAGAYYKDEISSWMANEPLNKEEAGDNLTFSGMAGLYRAINDANWIIEKVGELSEGSFSTPQRKAEMLGEAYGIRALSHFYLLRYYGQWYDTSSIYGIALRLEPIRDGSALPRNTVTETYAQIHSDLDFAIANAPDLNMNSGYMNKIGARAIKAKAYLYAGDYGMAASTAKALIDGAGGTYGLSSTYNEIFDNTSQAMFNNPEILFGLRGTLEAPLPNTVWAFAYTINGAYTGNLSSGSMTVGSQTINYDLDRINSTIGGGFYGLTTLKVPSFFAAGEDDSLVYYARMAEVYLIYAEAEARNSNSVTTDALDALNAIRLRAGATDTGGDGFEIYPATITLDQFLEAVRIEKSIELLAETGEEWFDMVRYDWVDGFGTGFQVSDYKPSATNSDKFILPFSKLTIDAGFNIEIQNPSYE